A DNA window from Ralstonia solanacearum K60 contains the following coding sequences:
- a CDS encoding LysR substrate-binding domain-containing protein → MRKDIPNLGALQAFEASARLESFTRAADELALTQSAVGRQVAALERRLGVQLFTRVRRRLVLTDVGREYAARIRRHLEQIQRDTLELSAGRQMGYILEIAVVPTFATHWLIPRLTEFARLRPDITVNLASRTLPFSFQECAYDAAIYFGDQFWPDTKGSFLFAEGPMVPVCSPACLAQHDLSSEAGFAKCRHLHLSSRAHAWRDWYAALGWDYTVGASRGPRHELHTMVVAAAVAGLGIGLVPRFLIETELETGQLVIPVERSLEVAQGYYFAHPESVKPSDALSTFEQWILSLAR, encoded by the coding sequence ATGAGAAAAGACATACCGAACCTCGGGGCGCTGCAAGCGTTCGAGGCTTCCGCGCGGCTCGAGAGCTTCACGCGCGCGGCTGACGAGCTTGCGCTCACGCAGAGCGCGGTCGGCCGCCAAGTGGCCGCGCTGGAGCGGCGCCTCGGGGTTCAGCTGTTCACACGGGTGCGGCGCCGCCTGGTCCTGACCGATGTCGGCCGCGAATACGCGGCGCGGATCCGGCGCCATCTGGAGCAGATCCAGCGGGACACGCTGGAGCTGAGCGCCGGCCGGCAGATGGGATACATCCTGGAGATCGCCGTGGTGCCAACGTTTGCGACGCATTGGCTCATTCCGCGTCTCACGGAGTTTGCCCGGCTGCGCCCCGACATCACGGTCAACCTGGCCTCACGCACGCTTCCATTCTCGTTCCAGGAGTGTGCATACGATGCGGCGATCTATTTCGGGGACCAGTTCTGGCCCGACACCAAAGGCTCCTTCCTGTTTGCGGAAGGCCCGATGGTGCCGGTGTGCAGCCCGGCCTGTCTCGCGCAGCATGACCTGTCGTCCGAAGCCGGCTTCGCGAAGTGCCGGCACTTGCATCTGAGCAGCCGGGCCCATGCCTGGCGGGACTGGTACGCCGCCCTGGGCTGGGACTACACAGTGGGAGCGTCGCGCGGGCCGCGCCATGAACTGCACACGATGGTCGTGGCCGCGGCCGTCGCCGGGCTCGGCATCGGCCTGGTTCCCAGGTTCCTCATCGAGACGGAGCTTGAGACCGGCCAATTGGTGATTCCGGTCGAGCGCAGCCTTGAAGTGGCGCAGGGCTACTATTTCGCGCACCCGGAGAGTGTCAAGCCATCGGATGCCCTGAGCACCTTTGAGCAGTGGATTCTGTCGCTGGCGCGATGA
- a CDS encoding branched-chain amino acid ABC transporter substrate-binding protein: MKSRCNPFVLPIVLVAAAAVPVLGWAQAEQTVRIGNAGPLTGGAAHWGKDNENGARLAIEDLNRKGLVIGGKKVRFELLSEDDQADPRQAMVVANKLADSGVKAMLGHFNSGAAIPASAIYARAGIPDISVATNPQLTRQGFGNMFRIVASDDDVGVALSRFAVKALNAKRVAIIDDRTAYGQGAAEVFAKEVKGLGATLVSQQYTSDKATDFMAILTAIKSKRPDVIFYGGMDAQGGLIARQMKQLGIGAKLLGTDGLCTGEVAKISAGAVNGTLYCTRGGTALDTMPNGADFARRYKARFGTEVLNYAPYLYDSLMTVAAAMQAADSVEPPRYLGALAKIRHDGIAGPVAFDEKGNLKNPGFTVFTYQEGKAVRVEGA; this comes from the coding sequence ATGAAATCGCGCTGTAACCCATTCGTTCTGCCGATTGTCCTGGTCGCCGCGGCGGCGGTGCCTGTCCTGGGGTGGGCCCAGGCCGAGCAGACGGTCCGCATCGGAAACGCGGGGCCGCTGACCGGGGGCGCCGCGCATTGGGGCAAGGACAACGAGAACGGCGCCCGGCTCGCGATCGAAGACCTGAACCGGAAAGGGCTCGTGATCGGCGGCAAGAAGGTCAGGTTCGAACTGCTTTCCGAGGATGACCAGGCCGACCCGCGCCAGGCGATGGTCGTTGCCAACAAGCTGGCGGATTCCGGCGTGAAGGCGATGCTGGGGCATTTCAATTCGGGCGCGGCGATTCCCGCGTCCGCCATCTATGCCCGGGCGGGCATCCCCGATATTTCGGTGGCGACCAATCCGCAGCTGACGCGGCAGGGGTTCGGCAACATGTTCCGCATCGTTGCTAGCGACGACGATGTCGGCGTCGCGCTTTCCCGGTTCGCGGTGAAGGCGCTCAACGCGAAGCGGGTGGCGATCATCGACGATCGCACGGCCTACGGCCAAGGAGCCGCCGAGGTGTTCGCCAAAGAGGTCAAGGGGCTGGGGGCGACCCTCGTCAGCCAACAGTACACGAGCGACAAGGCCACCGACTTCATGGCGATTCTCACCGCCATCAAGAGCAAACGGCCCGATGTCATCTTCTATGGCGGGATGGACGCCCAAGGCGGGCTGATCGCCCGCCAGATGAAGCAGCTCGGCATCGGGGCCAAGCTGCTCGGCACGGACGGCTTGTGCACCGGCGAGGTCGCGAAGATCAGCGCCGGCGCCGTCAACGGGACGCTCTACTGCACCCGCGGCGGCACGGCGCTGGACACGATGCCGAACGGGGCCGATTTCGCGCGGCGCTACAAGGCGCGCTTCGGCACCGAGGTGCTGAACTACGCCCCGTATCTCTACGATTCGCTGATGACCGTCGCGGCCGCGATGCAGGCTGCCGATTCGGTCGAGCCGCCGCGCTACCTGGGCGCGCTGGCCAAGATCCGGCATGACGGGATCGCCGGCCCCGTGGCCTTCGACGAGAAGGGCAACCTGAAGAACCCGGGCTTCACGGTCTTCACGTACCAGGAGGGCAAGGCGGTCCGCGTGGAGGGCGCCTGA
- a CDS encoding efflux RND transporter permease subunit, producing the protein MWIVQLALRRPLTFIVLALLILLATPFVLMRMATDIFPEIDIPVCSIIWNYNGLPAKEMADRIVSVTERSLTTTVNDIEHIESQSLNGVAIIKVFFQPTANIQTALAQIVSISQAQLRQLPPGSTPPLVIKYSASSIPILQLGLSSTTLSEQELNDAALNFLRPRLITVPGIAVPFPYGGKSRQITVDLDTQKLLAQGLTPTDIVNAVSAQNLILPAGTQKIDASEYAVALNGTPGTIAQLNAMPVRTSNGATLVLGDVANVRDGFSPQTNVVRQDGQRGVLLSILKNGGASTLDIVNNLYKLLPVAAAALPQDIKITPLFDQSLFVKAAIEGVIREALIAACLTAAMILLFLGNWRSTAIIAVSIPLSILSSIIVLHLLGETINLMTLGGLALAVGILVDDATVTIENIERHLHEGKAPITAILDGAAEIAVPAFVSTLCICIVFVPMFFLTGVARYLFVPMAEAVIFAMLASYVLSRTLVPTLVMMLMTGHTEDAKKPGPGLSTFRRIYLAFNAQFEHMRGNYAAILGGLLERRRAFAMSFLGFCVASCALYLVLGRDFFPDVDAGQIRLHMRAPSGLRIEETARLADEVEAAIRTLIPRNELATLLDNLGVPNSGINLSYSNAGTIGTLDGEILIALREGERKPSAEYVRRLREALPKRFPGVEFAFQPADIVSQILNFGLPSAIDVQFSGADVATNQQLAGILANRIRQIPGAVDTHVHQRFDQPTLAIDMDRTRIQQVGLQGRDVAQNLLVSLSSSFQTSPTFWLNPVNGVVYQVAVQSPQYRVDSLDALLRTPVAGAGGGATQPGGPQLLGNLVQVRPAVQPQVVSHYDITPVVDVYAAVQGRDLGAVAKEVQKAVDEIRPRLPRGAQVTVRGQVRTMESSFVGLGVGLVMAIVLVYLLIVVNFQSWIDPLIIVTALPAALAGIAWMLFVTGTTLSVPSLTGAIMTMGVATANSILLISFARERLHEGIAPMQAALEAGATRLRPVLMTALAMIIGMVPMALGLGEGAEQNAPLGRAVIGGLLFATISTLFFVPVVFASVHGRLQRRAGRRGTDLRGSEGHV; encoded by the coding sequence ATGTGGATCGTCCAACTCGCGCTGCGAAGGCCGCTGACCTTCATCGTCCTGGCCCTGCTGATCCTGCTGGCGACGCCGTTCGTGCTGATGCGCATGGCCACGGACATCTTTCCGGAAATCGACATTCCGGTCTGCAGCATCATCTGGAACTACAACGGCCTGCCCGCCAAGGAGATGGCCGACCGCATCGTCTCCGTGACCGAGCGCAGCCTGACGACCACCGTCAACGACATCGAGCACATCGAGTCGCAGTCGCTCAACGGCGTCGCCATCATCAAGGTCTTCTTCCAGCCGACGGCCAACATCCAGACCGCGCTGGCGCAGATCGTATCGATCTCGCAGGCGCAACTGCGCCAGTTGCCGCCGGGCAGCACGCCGCCGCTGGTGATCAAGTATTCGGCCTCGAGCATCCCGATCCTGCAGCTGGGGCTGTCGAGCACGACGCTGTCGGAGCAGGAGCTCAACGACGCGGCGCTGAACTTCCTGCGCCCGCGGCTGATCACCGTGCCGGGCATCGCCGTGCCGTTCCCGTATGGCGGCAAGAGCCGGCAGATCACGGTGGACCTGGATACGCAGAAGCTGCTCGCGCAGGGCCTCACGCCCACCGACATCGTCAACGCGGTCAGCGCGCAAAACCTGATCCTGCCGGCCGGCACGCAGAAGATCGACGCCTCCGAGTACGCCGTGGCGCTCAACGGCACGCCCGGCACCATCGCCCAGCTCAACGCGATGCCGGTCAGGACCAGCAACGGCGCTACGCTGGTCCTGGGTGACGTGGCCAACGTGCGCGACGGCTTCTCGCCGCAGACCAACGTGGTGCGGCAGGATGGCCAGCGCGGCGTGCTGCTGTCGATCCTGAAGAACGGCGGCGCCTCTACGCTGGACATCGTCAACAACCTCTACAAGCTGCTGCCGGTGGCCGCCGCCGCGCTGCCGCAGGACATCAAGATCACGCCGCTGTTCGATCAGTCGCTGTTCGTCAAGGCGGCCATCGAGGGCGTGATCCGCGAGGCGTTGATCGCCGCGTGCCTGACCGCCGCGATGATCCTGCTGTTCCTCGGCAACTGGCGCAGCACGGCCATCATCGCGGTGTCGATCCCGCTGTCGATCCTGTCGTCCATCATCGTGCTGCATCTGCTGGGCGAGACCATCAACCTGATGACGCTGGGCGGCCTGGCGCTGGCGGTGGGGATCCTGGTGGACGATGCCACCGTCACCATCGAGAACATCGAGCGGCACCTGCACGAGGGCAAGGCGCCCATCACCGCCATCCTGGACGGCGCGGCCGAGATCGCGGTGCCGGCCTTCGTCTCCACGCTCTGCATCTGCATCGTGTTCGTGCCGATGTTCTTCCTGACCGGTGTGGCGCGCTACCTGTTCGTGCCGATGGCCGAGGCGGTGATCTTCGCGATGCTGGCGTCGTACGTGCTCTCGCGCACGCTGGTGCCGACGCTGGTGATGATGCTGATGACCGGCCACACCGAAGACGCGAAAAAGCCCGGCCCCGGTTTGAGCACATTCCGCCGCATCTACCTGGCCTTCAACGCGCAGTTCGAGCACATGCGCGGCAACTACGCCGCCATCCTGGGCGGGCTGCTGGAGCGCCGCCGCGCCTTCGCGATGTCGTTCCTCGGCTTCTGCGTGGCCTCGTGCGCGCTCTACCTGGTGCTGGGGCGCGACTTCTTCCCCGACGTCGATGCGGGGCAGATCCGCCTGCACATGCGCGCGCCGTCCGGCCTGCGCATCGAAGAGACCGCGCGCCTGGCCGACGAGGTGGAAGCGGCCATCCGCACCCTCATCCCGCGCAACGAACTGGCCACCCTGCTCGACAACCTGGGCGTACCCAATTCCGGCATCAACCTCTCGTACAGCAACGCCGGCACCATCGGCACGCTGGACGGCGAGATCCTGATCGCCCTGCGCGAGGGCGAGCGCAAACCCAGCGCCGAATATGTGCGCCGCCTGCGCGAAGCACTGCCCAAGCGCTTCCCCGGCGTGGAGTTCGCCTTCCAGCCGGCGGACATCGTCAGCCAGATCCTCAACTTCGGGCTGCCGTCGGCCATCGACGTGCAGTTCTCGGGCGCCGACGTGGCGACCAACCAGCAACTGGCCGGCATCCTCGCCAACCGCATCCGGCAAATTCCCGGCGCGGTGGATACGCACGTGCACCAGCGCTTCGACCAGCCCACGCTGGCCATCGACATGGACCGCACCCGCATCCAGCAGGTCGGCCTGCAGGGGCGCGATGTGGCGCAGAACCTGCTGGTGTCACTGAGCTCCAGCTTCCAGACCTCGCCCACGTTCTGGCTCAACCCGGTCAACGGCGTGGTCTACCAGGTGGCGGTGCAGAGCCCGCAATACCGCGTCGACTCGCTCGATGCCCTGCTGCGCACGCCGGTGGCCGGCGCCGGCGGCGGCGCGACGCAGCCCGGCGGCCCGCAGTTGCTCGGCAACCTGGTGCAGGTGCGCCCCGCCGTGCAGCCGCAAGTGGTGTCGCACTACGACATCACGCCGGTGGTGGACGTCTATGCCGCCGTGCAGGGCCGCGACCTGGGCGCCGTCGCCAAGGAGGTGCAGAAAGCCGTCGACGAGATCCGCCCCAGGCTGCCGCGCGGCGCGCAGGTGACGGTGCGCGGGCAGGTGCGCACGATGGAATCGTCCTTCGTCGGGCTGGGCGTGGGGCTGGTGATGGCGATCGTGCTGGTCTACCTGCTGATCGTGGTCAACTTCCAGTCGTGGATCGATCCGCTGATCATCGTGACGGCGCTGCCGGCGGCGTTGGCGGGCATCGCGTGGATGCTGTTCGTGACGGGCACTACGCTGTCGGTGCCGTCGCTCACGGGCGCCATCATGACGATGGGCGTGGCGACCGCCAACTCGATCCTGCTGATCTCGTTCGCGCGCGAGCGCCTGCACGAGGGCATCGCGCCGATGCAGGCGGCGCTGGAGGCCGGCGCCACGCGCCTGCGCCCGGTGCTGATGACGGCGCTGGCGATGATCATCGGCATGGTGCCGATGGCGCTCGGCCTGGGCGAAGGCGCGGAACAGAACGCGCCGCTGGGGCGCGCGGTGATCGGCGGTCTGCTGTTCGCGACCATCTCGACCCTGTTTTTTGTTCCGGTGGTGTTTGCCAGCGTGCACGGGAGACTGCAGCGGCGTGCCGGCCGGCGTGGCACTGATCTACGGGGAAGCGAAGGACATGTCTGA
- a CDS encoding efflux RND transporter periplasmic adaptor subunit, producing MSDQTSGTHSGHLAEGPPHHVVTVDPIEPVDRPRAMRRARWVLIVVAVLLALGAVRTLVGRYYNAHALERQMASQSTRYVNTIVPRPATAGRELTLPGTLQGFVESPLYARTNGYVLRWFKDIGAHVEKGEVLALLDTPEVDQELNQAQAARNQAAARRALAQTSLARWQSLRQKDAVSQQELDERTSAANQAQADLAAAEANVRRLQELQGFRRIVAPFAGVVTKRNIDIGTLVNAGNAGTNRELFTLAQTDPLRIYLYVPQAYSQQVKAGQDVAVTLAELPGQIFHGAVARMSSAIDPTTRTMQVEVSLPNKQGRLLPGAYVQVQIAGKAADDPPTAFLVPTNTLLFRKEGPRIAVAENGRVNLRPVTIGRDYGRTVEILSGLKASDALILNPADSIEQGEAVTVTPASAPAAPAPHAS from the coding sequence ATGTCTGACCAAACCTCCGGTACGCATTCCGGGCACTTGGCCGAAGGGCCGCCGCACCACGTCGTCACGGTCGACCCGATCGAGCCGGTCGACCGGCCCCGCGCGATGCGGCGGGCGCGCTGGGTGCTGATCGTGGTGGCGGTGCTGCTGGCGCTGGGCGCCGTCCGCACGCTGGTGGGCCGCTACTACAACGCGCACGCGCTGGAGCGCCAGATGGCGTCGCAGTCCACGCGCTACGTCAACACCATCGTGCCCAGGCCCGCCACCGCCGGCCGCGAGCTGACACTGCCGGGCACGCTGCAGGGCTTTGTCGAATCGCCCCTCTATGCGCGCACCAACGGCTACGTGCTGCGCTGGTTCAAGGACATCGGCGCGCATGTCGAGAAGGGCGAGGTGCTGGCTCTGCTCGATACCCCCGAGGTGGACCAGGAACTGAACCAGGCGCAGGCCGCGCGCAACCAGGCCGCCGCCCGCCGCGCGCTGGCGCAGACTTCGCTCGCGCGCTGGCAGAGCCTGCGCCAGAAAGACGCCGTCTCGCAGCAGGAACTGGATGAGCGCACCAGCGCCGCCAACCAGGCCCAGGCCGACCTGGCCGCCGCCGAGGCCAACGTGCGCCGGCTGCAGGAGCTGCAGGGCTTCCGCCGCATCGTGGCGCCGTTCGCGGGCGTGGTCACCAAGCGCAACATCGATATCGGCACGCTGGTCAACGCGGGCAACGCCGGCACCAACCGCGAGCTGTTCACGCTGGCGCAGACCGACCCGCTGCGCATCTACCTGTATGTGCCGCAGGCGTATTCGCAGCAGGTGAAGGCCGGCCAGGACGTGGCGGTCACGCTGGCCGAGCTGCCCGGGCAGATCTTCCACGGCGCCGTCGCGCGCATGTCGAGCGCCATCGACCCGACCACCCGCACCATGCAGGTGGAAGTGTCGCTGCCCAACAAGCAAGGCCGCCTGCTGCCCGGCGCCTATGTGCAGGTGCAGATCGCCGGCAAGGCGGCGGACGATCCGCCGACGGCATTCCTAGTGCCGACCAACACGCTGCTGTTCCGCAAGGAAGGCCCGCGCATCGCCGTGGCCGAGAACGGCCGCGTGAACCTGCGCCCGGTCACCATCGGCCGCGACTATGGCCGCACGGTCGAGATCCTCTCCGGCCTGAAGGCCAGCGATGCGCTGATCCTCAACCCGGCCGATTCGATCGAGCAAGGCGAGGCGGTCACCGTCACGCCGGCCTCGGCACCGGCGGCCCCCGCGCCGCACGCGTCATGA
- a CDS encoding efflux transporter outer membrane subunit: protein MNTPTLRGTALAASLAALLAGCSLAPPYERPAMELPAHWQTEAPWRAAQPADDAPKGPWWQRFDDPQLNRLMEQALRENQSLKVAVSNLEQAQALTRVARASLLPQVTAATNDTRLRTSADRPLSSYSTPTVSTVQNDLVVRADVSYEADLFGRVRSNIANATASEAQAEANLENFRLLLAAQVATTWYNLRETDAEIDVVQQGLALQRKALAFVTSRHQDGVASGLDLAQQQALVDTTATQAELLQKQRTQYEHALATLVGTPAPAFHLAPVPLAGQPPVIPVALPSDVIERRPDVAAAERGAAAANASVGVAHAAFFPSIMLGGGAGWESRDLALLFSAPSLLWSFGTQIAQTVFDAGRTRARVDFADAGYRGAIANYRQTVLGALQEVEDGLSGLQALDRAATQARASVESARKVYDIASARYEGGLATSLDVITAQQALLNNQRTAVQILGQQLTTSVFLVKAVGGDWSHPAVPPTARR, encoded by the coding sequence ATGAACACGCCCACGCTGCGCGGCACCGCGCTGGCGGCATCGCTGGCCGCGCTGCTGGCCGGGTGCTCGCTCGCCCCGCCCTATGAACGCCCGGCCATGGAGCTGCCCGCGCACTGGCAGACCGAGGCCCCCTGGCGCGCCGCGCAGCCCGCCGACGATGCGCCCAAGGGCCCCTGGTGGCAACGCTTCGACGATCCGCAGCTCAACCGGCTGATGGAACAGGCGCTGCGCGAGAACCAGTCGCTGAAGGTGGCGGTGTCCAACCTGGAGCAAGCACAGGCGCTGACGCGCGTGGCCCGCGCCAGCCTGCTGCCGCAGGTGACAGCCGCGACCAACGACACGCGCCTGCGCACCTCCGCCGACCGCCCGCTGTCGTCCTACAGCACCCCGACCGTGTCGACGGTGCAGAACGACTTGGTCGTGCGCGCGGACGTCAGCTACGAAGCCGACCTGTTCGGCCGCGTGCGCAGCAACATCGCCAATGCCACCGCCAGCGAGGCGCAGGCCGAGGCCAACCTGGAGAACTTCCGCCTGCTGCTGGCCGCGCAGGTCGCCACCACCTGGTACAACCTGCGCGAAACCGATGCGGAAATCGACGTGGTGCAGCAGGGCCTGGCCCTGCAGCGCAAGGCGCTCGCATTCGTCACCTCGCGCCACCAGGACGGTGTGGCCTCGGGGCTGGACCTGGCCCAACAGCAAGCGCTGGTGGACACCACCGCCACGCAGGCCGAGCTGCTGCAGAAACAGCGCACCCAGTACGAACACGCGCTCGCCACGCTGGTCGGCACGCCGGCGCCGGCCTTCCATCTGGCACCGGTGCCGCTCGCGGGGCAGCCGCCGGTGATTCCGGTCGCCCTGCCGTCAGATGTCATCGAACGCCGGCCCGACGTGGCCGCCGCCGAACGCGGTGCCGCCGCCGCCAACGCCTCGGTGGGGGTCGCGCACGCCGCATTCTTCCCCAGCATCATGCTGGGCGGCGGCGCCGGCTGGGAAAGCCGCGACCTGGCGCTGCTGTTTTCGGCGCCGTCGCTGCTGTGGTCGTTCGGCACGCAGATCGCGCAGACGGTGTTCGACGCCGGCCGCACGCGGGCGCGGGTCGACTTTGCCGATGCGGGCTACCGGGGGGCGATCGCCAACTACCGGCAGACCGTGCTCGGCGCGTTGCAGGAAGTGGAGGACGGACTGTCCGGCCTGCAGGCGCTCGATCGCGCCGCGACGCAGGCACGCGCGTCGGTGGAAAGCGCGCGCAAGGTGTACGACATCGCCAGCGCGCGCTACGAAGGCGGCCTGGCGACTTCGCTCGATGTGATCACGGCCCAGCAGGCGCTGCTCAACAACCAGCGCACGGCGGTGCAGATCCTGGGCCAGCAGTTGACCACGAGCGTGTTCCTCGTCAAGGCGGTCGGCGGGGACTGGAGCCACCCGGCCGTACCGCCGACAGCGCGACGCTAA
- the xopV gene encoding XopV/AopV family type III secretion system effector has product MLKVGRISLSLGWTHASHGEGPAGKSWPAESGDAPKGKSRAAVLSGLKPSVSAGAPGATEPSLQRATSVKLPEPDRTEHRRLARTLSGAGLLESTPFAFDPDKYLTQHGKTLAEKYGSRQPARGKAKRSPIQPDEKEKLPHGGWCTRVNPTRILVKPTGIRTQADIACVDLAKRTSAASRSLPELIDVARLVREPGGFKYKWNMSVNGTLIIGNIHVPKPDGNGVYQLGHPTLVGGARRIPEARISGTLYADKAGNLIIDNDSGRFSEYEDRSKEQLDEVAALFRKNKLPVQANWVDMQNKTKPRPPIKLVNRSDWCGLPDDAKAKTATPASNA; this is encoded by the coding sequence ATGTTGAAAGTCGGTCGTATCAGTTTGAGTTTGGGTTGGACCCACGCGTCGCATGGTGAAGGCCCGGCGGGCAAGTCATGGCCGGCTGAATCCGGGGACGCGCCGAAGGGAAAGTCGCGCGCCGCGGTGCTCTCCGGACTCAAGCCATCGGTATCGGCCGGTGCCCCGGGGGCGACCGAGCCGTCGCTCCAGCGGGCCACGTCGGTCAAATTGCCCGAGCCCGATCGCACCGAACATCGTCGCTTGGCGCGCACGCTGTCCGGTGCCGGTTTGCTGGAAAGCACGCCGTTCGCCTTCGATCCGGACAAGTACCTGACGCAGCACGGGAAGACCCTGGCGGAAAAGTACGGCAGCCGGCAGCCCGCACGCGGCAAGGCCAAGAGAAGCCCGATCCAGCCCGATGAAAAGGAGAAGCTGCCCCACGGCGGGTGGTGTACCCGGGTCAATCCCACCCGGATCCTGGTGAAACCGACGGGCATCAGGACCCAGGCCGACATCGCCTGCGTCGATTTGGCCAAGCGTACCTCGGCGGCGTCTCGTTCCCTTCCCGAATTGATCGATGTGGCACGGCTCGTCAGGGAGCCCGGCGGGTTCAAGTACAAGTGGAACATGTCCGTCAACGGAACGCTCATCATCGGGAATATCCATGTGCCGAAGCCGGACGGCAACGGCGTGTATCAGTTGGGGCATCCGACGCTCGTCGGCGGCGCCCGCCGGATACCGGAGGCGCGTATCAGCGGCACGCTTTACGCGGACAAGGCGGGGAACCTGATCATCGACAACGATTCCGGCCGGTTCAGCGAATACGAGGACCGCTCGAAGGAACAGCTGGACGAGGTGGCTGCGCTGTTCAGAAAAAATAAGCTCCCCGTCCAGGCCAATTGGGTCGACATGCAGAACAAGACCAAACCGCGGCCGCCCATCAAGCTGGTCAACCGCTCGGACTGGTGCGGCCTGCCGGACGACGCCAAGGCCAAGACCGCCACGCCCGCCAGCAATGCCTAG
- a CDS encoding aldehyde dehydrogenase family protein, translating into MRVSDILSSLSIEGFANVAGGHTVRSPIDGAIIGRVKPASAEESEAAIERAHAAFLQWRGVPAPVRGELVRLLGVELRRHKAALGRLVTLETGKILSEGLGEVQEMIDICDFAVGLSRQLYGLTIASERPGHRMMETWHPVGVVGVISAFNFPVAVWAWNSALAFVCGDSVVWKPSEKTPLTALACDALFRQAVAEFGKAHPGTAPDGLHALLVGGRDAGEALVQSRKVPVISATGSTRMGRAVAARVGERFGRAILELGGNNAMIVAPSADLELATRAITFAAVGTAGQRCTTLRRLIVHESVAANLVERLKRIYGSVTVGDPLQEGTLLGPLIDAGAYAAMAQALEQAGAQGGKIHGGERTRPEAGQDAYYVRPALVEMPAQTGVMQEETFAPILYVLTYRTLEEAIALQNGVPQGLSSVIFTRDLHEAEWFLSAAGSDCGIANVNIGTSGAEIGGAFGGEKETGGGRESGSDAWKAYMRRATNTINYSNQLPLAQGVRFDV; encoded by the coding sequence ATGCGTGTTTCCGACATCCTGTCGTCCCTGTCCATCGAGGGTTTTGCCAACGTCGCGGGCGGCCACACCGTGCGCTCCCCCATCGATGGGGCCATCATCGGTCGCGTGAAGCCGGCCTCGGCCGAGGAAAGCGAGGCGGCCATCGAGCGCGCCCACGCGGCGTTCCTGCAATGGCGCGGGGTGCCCGCTCCCGTGCGCGGCGAACTGGTGCGCTTGCTGGGCGTCGAGTTGCGCAGGCACAAGGCGGCCCTTGGGCGCCTGGTGACGCTGGAAACCGGGAAGATCCTGTCCGAAGGGCTGGGCGAAGTGCAGGAGATGATCGACATCTGCGACTTTGCCGTGGGCCTGTCGCGCCAGCTGTACGGCCTGACGATCGCGTCCGAGCGCCCGGGTCACCGGATGATGGAGACCTGGCATCCGGTCGGCGTGGTCGGTGTGATCTCGGCCTTCAATTTCCCGGTCGCGGTCTGGGCCTGGAACAGCGCGCTCGCCTTCGTCTGCGGGGACAGTGTCGTCTGGAAGCCGTCCGAGAAGACGCCGCTGACCGCGCTGGCCTGCGATGCCTTGTTCAGGCAGGCGGTCGCCGAATTCGGCAAGGCGCATCCGGGCACCGCGCCCGACGGGCTCCATGCGCTGCTCGTCGGAGGGCGCGATGCGGGCGAGGCGCTGGTGCAGTCGAGGAAGGTGCCGGTGATCAGCGCGACCGGCAGCACCCGGATGGGCCGCGCCGTTGCGGCGCGGGTGGGGGAGCGCTTCGGCCGCGCCATCCTGGAGCTGGGCGGCAACAACGCGATGATCGTCGCGCCGAGCGCGGACCTGGAGCTGGCCACCCGCGCGATCACCTTTGCGGCCGTGGGCACCGCCGGGCAGCGCTGCACGACGCTGCGCCGCCTGATCGTCCATGAAAGCGTGGCGGCGAATCTCGTCGAGCGCCTCAAGCGCATCTATGGATCGGTGACGGTGGGCGATCCGCTCCAGGAGGGCACGCTGCTCGGGCCGCTGATCGATGCCGGCGCGTATGCAGCGATGGCGCAGGCGCTCGAGCAGGCGGGCGCCCAGGGCGGCAAGATCCACGGCGGCGAGCGCACGCGCCCGGAGGCCGGCCAGGATGCCTACTACGTGAGGCCCGCCCTCGTGGAGATGCCCGCCCAGACCGGGGTGATGCAGGAAGAGACCTTCGCGCCCATCCTGTACGTCCTGACCTATCGGACGCTGGAGGAGGCCATCGCGCTGCAGAACGGGGTGCCCCAGGGCCTGTCGTCGGTCATCTTCACGCGCGACCTGCACGAGGCGGAGTGGTTCCTGTCCGCGGCGGGCAGCGACTGCGGCATCGCCAACGTCAACATCGGCACATCGGGCGCGGAGATCGGCGGCGCATTCGGCGGCGAAAAGGAGACCGGCGGCGGCCGCGAATCCGGATCGGACGCCTGGAAGGCCTATATGCGCCGCGCGACCAACACCATCAACTACAGCAACCAGCTGCCGCTGGCCCAAGGCGTGCGTTTCGATGTCTGA